One part of the Xiphophorus maculatus strain JP 163 A chromosome 1, X_maculatus-5.0-male, whole genome shotgun sequence genome encodes these proteins:
- the cacna1d gene encoding voltage-dependent L-type calcium channel subunit alpha-1D isoform X2: MQEADEQSEGAQYASNRKTTPSSDTPAIWSDSRTSLHQLPSPEPIQAPASTGKPIGSSCGLLGASSSSQGGSGSGVSPVLAWHAAITAARQAQDDVETPEKDSRPSACASGPAPVGSLAQRKRQQYAKSKKQGGSTNSRPPRALFCLTLNNPIRRACISLVEWKPFDIFILLSIFANCVALAIYIPFPGDDSNSTNQELETVEYAFLIIFTIETFLKIIAYGLVMHQNSYVRNGWNMLDFVIVIVGLFSVVLEMITKDADSGGQTGGKPGGFDVKALRAFRVLRPLRLVSGVPSLQVVLNSIIKAMVPLLHIALLVLFVIIIYAIIGLELFIGKMHATCFVIKSGALAEEEPAPCAVSGHGRRCLVNGTICREGWQGPNNGITNFDNFLFAMLTVFQCITMEGWTDVLYWMNDAMGFELPWVYFVSLVIFGSFFVLNLVLGVLSGEFSKEREKAKARGDFQKLREKQQLEEDLKGYLDWITQAEDIDPENEEEGDEEGKRNRVTLADLTEKKKGKFGWFSQSTETQASMPTSETESATTDNHNGEEDKSLCCGPLCRQWRRWNRFCRRKCRAAVKSVTFYWLVIILVFLNTLTIASEHYNQPEWLTEVQDVANKVLLALFTLEMLVKMYSLGLQAYFVSLFNRFDCFVVCGGIVETILVELAIMSPLGISVLRCVRLLRIFKVTRHWASLSNLVASLLNSMKSIASLLLLLFLFIIIFSLLGMQLFGGKFNFDETVTKRSTFDNFPQALLTVFQILTGEDWNTVMYDGIMAYGGPASSGMVVCIYFIILFICGNYILLNVFLAIAVDNLADAESLNTAQKEEEEAKKRKNSVKDSNTEKKRIEITEDGKTMMPTEALLEGDKESFTTVDSPGDDEDNDDNRNLPEAPPGPRPQRLSELTMKEKTPPIPEGSAFFIFSSTNPFRVLCHKLINHQIFTNLILVFIMLSSVSLAAEDPIRNFSARNIILGYFDYAFTAIFTVEILLKILGYADYVFTSMFTFEILIKMTAFGAFLHKGAFCRNYFNLLDLLVVGVSLVSFGIQSSAISVVKILRVLRVLRPLRAINRAKGLKHVVQCVFVAIRTIGNIMIVTTLLQFMFACIGVQLFKGKFYRCTDDAKSSPDECKGTYILYNNGDTALPMVKERIWYNSDFNFDNVLMAMMALFTVSTFEGWPTLLYKAIDSNRENMGPIYNYRIEISIFFIIYIIIIAFFMMNIFVGFVIVTFQEQGEKEYKNCELDKNQRQCVEYALKARPLRRYIPKNPYQYKFWYVVNSTGFEYVMFVLIILNTLCLAIQHHGQSHLFNYAMDILNMVFTGVFTVEMILKLVAFKPRGYVGDAWNVFDALVVIGSVVDIILSQNYFADAWNTFDALIVVGSVVDIAITEINSAAIPVVKVIEDPGNTEDSARISITFFRLFRVMRLVKLLSRGEGIRTLLWTFIKSFQALPYVALLIAMLFFIYAVIGMQVFGKIAMVDGTQINRNNNFQTFPQAVLMLFRCATGEAWQEIMLACLPGKLCDSESDYNPGEEKTCGSNFAIIYFISFYMLCAFLIINLFVAVIMDNFDYLTRDWSILGPHHLDEFKRIWSEYDPEAKGRIKHLDVVTLLRRIQPPLGFGKLCPHRVACKRLVAMNMPLNSDGTVMFNATLFALVRTALKIKTEGNLEQANEELRAVIKKIWKRTSMKLLDQVVPPAGDDEVTVGKFYATFLIQDYFRKFKRRKEQGLVGRRSWENTTLALQAGLRTLHDIGPEIRRAISCDLQEEGLVDGTAEEEEEIYRRNGGLFGNHVNHVGMDHPQPTTVTQRPLQILPIYCTPSAAPTQICRRASSSDKEGETEMNSSPIHYNHHHSPHLYDYPHCNSTSPQSPIPSNANLNNANVPSLLSMSSGRQQKCLLQRCRPSSARNKSSTSYSRGLHNKQWKSHSTRTRYYEAYIRSKNGGALHPTIRREEPGGRDSDEERASGEYFSGEEFHEDDIMLTKDRLSKSDFHDAADGDLDHFRDDCGSEGYCDDDKQPICQDDRRSPRRWFLPSPQACNTPTFSFECLRRRSSIDEAPPSPSCTALPLHLVQQQVMAVAGLDAARIARLSPTRSLRSWATPPASPISRDCGPCYTPLIQVDWRSTGSVGSIPGAVKRSSWYTDCQDGLPSRSHSPSRLQLPAESCSHFLQNRGSASSLVEAVLISEGLGKYARDPKFVTAAKHEIADACEMTIDEMESAASNLLNGSMGNGDVAGTESVSSDSRLADAHQRDYSDEEQYVAVKCEEDLTDEMICITSL; encoded by the exons GAAACAGTAGAATATGCCTTCCTGATCATTTTTACAAtagaaacatttctgaagatTATTGCCTATGGCTTAGTCATGCACCAAAACTCCTACGTCAGAAACGGATGGAACATGTTGGACTTTGTCATCGTCATTGTGGG GTTGTTCAGTGTTGTCCTGGAAATGATAACCAAAGACGCTGACTCTGGTGGGCAGACTGGAGGCAAACCAGGGGGCTTTGACGTGAAGGCCCTCAGAGCCTTTCGCGTGCTTCGACCTCTTCGCCTTGTTTCTGGAGTTCCCA gTTTACAGGTGGTTTTAAACTCCATAATTAAAGCCATGGTTCCCCTCCTTCACATTGCTCTGCTGGTCCTCTTTGTAATCATCATCTACGCCATCATCGGCCTGGAGCTCTTCATTGGAAAGATGCACGCCACCTGCTTCGTCATAAAATCAG GAGCCCTGGCAGAGGAGGAGCCCGCGCCGTGCGCTGTCTCAGGGCACGGCCGCCGCTGCCTGGTCAATGGCACCATTTGCAGAGAGGGTTGGCAAGGCCCCAACAACGGCATCACCAACTTTGACAACTTTCTGTTCGCCATGCTCACCGTTTTCCAGTGTATCACCATGGAAGGCTGGACCGACGTTCTCTACTGG ATGAATGATGCGATGGGCTTTGAGCTGCCGTGGGTCTACTTTGTCAGTCTGGTCATCTTTGGATCGTTCTTTGTTCTGAACCTGGTCTTGGGAGTGTTGAGTGG AGAGTTTTCCAAAGAGCGTGAAAAGGCCAAAGCTCGCGGCGACTTCCAGAAGCTGCGcgagaagcagcagctggaggaggaccTTAAGGGCTACCTGGACTGGATCACGCAAGCCGAGGACATCGACCCCGAGAACGAGGAGGAGGGGGACGAGGAGGGCAAGCGCAATC GGGTCACGCTGGCTGACCTCActgagaagaagaaaggaaagtttGGCTGGTTCTCTCAGTCCACAGAGACACAGG CCAGCATGCCCACGAGTGAGACAGAGTCGGCGACCACAGACAACCATAATGGAGAAGAGGACAAATCTCTGTGCTGTGGACCGCTATG TCGGCAGTGGCGACGGTGGAACCGCTTCTGCCGCAGGAAGTGCCGGGCGGCCGTGAAATCCGTAACGTTTTATTGGCTCGTCATCATCCTGGTGTTCCTCAACACCCTCACCATCGCGTCAGAGCACTACAACCAACCCGAATGGCTAACAGAAGTGCAAG ATGTAGCCAATAAGGTTCTTTTGGCTTTGTTCACTCTGGAGATGCTCGTGAAGATGTACAGTTTGGGGCTCCAGGCCTACTTTGTGTCGCTGTTCAACCGCTTTGACTGTTTTGTGGTGTGTGGAGGAATCGTGGAGACCATCCTGGTGGAGCTGGCCATCATGTCTCCACTGGGGATCTCGGTTTTGCGCTGCGTGCGCCTCCTCAGGATCTTCAAAGTTACGCG TCACTGGGCGTCTCTTAGTAACCTGGTGGCCTCCCTGCTCAACTCCATGAAGTCCATCgcctccctgctgctgctgctcttcctcttcatcattaTTTTCTCCCTGCTGGGCATGCAACTCTTCGGAGGCAAATTCAACTTTGATGAGACGGTGACCAAGAGAAGCACATTTGATAATTTCCCCCAGGCCCTCCTCACCGTGTTTCAG ATCCTGACAGGCGAGGACTGGAACACCGTGATGTATGACGGCATCATGGCGTACGGTGGACCGGCGTCCTCTGGCATGGTGGTCTGCATTTACttcatcatcctcttcatctGTGGAAACT ACATCCTGCTGAATGTGTTCTTGGCCATCGCTGTTGATAACCTGGCTGACGCAGAGAGCCTCAACACAGcacagaaagaggaggaggaggccaaaaagagaaagaatagTGTTAA GGActcaaacacagagaagaagaggaTTGAAATAACAGAAGACGGGAAAACAATG ATGCCAACGGAGGCCTTGTTAGAGGGGGACAAAGAATCGTTTACGACCGTCGACTCACCAG GTGATGATGAAGATAATGATGATAATAGGAACCTCCCTGAAGCCCCGCCGGGCCCCCGGCCCCAGCGACTCTCTGAACTCACCATGAAGGAGAAGACCCCACCCATCCCGGAGGGCAGTGCGTTTTTCATCTTCAGCAGCACCAACCC gtttcgTGTGCTCTGCCATAAGCTCATCAACCATCAGATCTTCACCAACCTGATCCTGGTCTTCATCATGCTCAGCTCCGTTTCCCTGGCGGCCGAGGACCCCATCCGCAACTTCTCCGCTCGCAACATT ATACTTGGTTATTTTGACTATGCTTTCACCGCAATCTTTACTGTTGAGATCCTGTTGAAG ATCCTAGGCTATGCAGACTATGTCTTCACTAGTATGTTTACATTTGAGATCCTTATTAAG ATGACGGCATTTGGAGCGTTCCTGCATAAAGGGGCGTTCTGCAGGAACTACTTCAACCTATTAGACCTGCTGGTCGTCGGCGTGTCTCTCGTCTCCTTTGGTATTCA GTCCTCTGCTATCTCAGTGGTGAAGATCCTCCGTGTTTTGCGGGTCCTCCGTCCGCTCAGGGCCATCAACAGAGCCAAAGGcctgaaa CACGTGGTGCAGTGTGTATTTGTGGCCATCAGAACCATCGGCAACATCATGATTGTCaccaccctcctgcagttcatGTTTGCTTGCATCGGAGTGCAGCTCTTCAAG GGTAAATTCTACCGGTGCACAGATGATGCAAAGTCCAGCCCAGATGAGTGCAA GGGGACATACATTCTTTACAACAATGGGGACACGGCTCTGCCCATGGTGAAGGAGAGGATCTGGTACAACAGTGACTTCAACTTTGACAACGTCCTCATGGCCATGATGGCCCTGTTCACCGTCTCCACCTTTGAGGGTTGGCCCAC TCTGCTGTACAAGGCCATCGACTCTAACAGGGAGAACATGGGCCCCATCTACAACTACCGCATCGAGATCTccatcttcttcatcatctacatcatcatcatcgccTTCTTCATGATGAACATCTTCGTTGGTTTCGTCATCGTTACCTTCCAGGAGCAGGGAGAGAAGGAGTACAAGAACTGCGAGCTGGACAAGAACCAG CGCCAGTGTGTGGAATACGCACTGAAAGCTCGTCCTCTGCGCCGCTACATTCCCAAAAATCCCTACCAGTACAAGTTCTGGTACGTGGTCAACTCCACTGGCTTTGAGTACGTCATGTTTGTCCTGATCATTCTCAACACGCTGTGTCTGGCTATTCAG CACCATGGCCAGTCTCATCTGTTTAACTACGCCATGGACATCCTCAACATGGTCTTCACAGGAGTCTTCACAGTGGAGATGATCCTGAAGCTCGTTGCCTTCAAACCCAGA GGTTATGTCGGGGACGCCTGGAATGTCTTCGATGCTCTAGTGGTGATTGGCAGTGTAGTCGACATCATACTCAGCCAG AACTATTTTGCTGATGCATGGAACACGTTTGATGCCTTAATTGTTGTGGGTAGCGTGGTTGACATTGCCATCACTGAGATCAAT TCGGCAGCCATTCCTGTTGTCAAGGTGATAGAGGATCCAGGG AACACAGAGGACAGCGCTCGCATCTCCATCACCTTCTTCCGCCTGTTCAGGGTGATGCGACTGGTCAAACTCCTGAGCAGAGGGGAAGGAATCAGGACTCTGCTGTGGACCTTCATCAAGTCTTTCCAG GCTCTTCCATATGTTGCCCTCCTGATAGCCATGCTGTTCTTCATCTATGCTGTCATCGGGATGCAG GTGTTTGGAAAAATAGCAATGGTGGACGGAACCCAAATCAACCGCAACAACAACTTCCAAACCTTTCCCCAAGCCGTCCTGATGCTGTTCAG ATGTGCTACGGGGGAGGCGTGGCAGGAGATCATGCTGGCCTGTCTGCCGGGGAAGCTGTGCGACTCGGAGTCCGACTACAACCCGGGAGAGGAGAAAACCTGCGGCAGCAACTTTGCTATAATCTACTTCATCAGTTTCTACATGCTCTGCGCCTTCCTG ATTATCAACCTCTTTGTTGCGGTCATTATGGATAACTTTGATTATCTGACTCGTGATTGGTCCATTCTTGGCCCTCACCATCTGGATGAATTTAAAAGGATATGGTCTGAATATGATCCTGAAGCCAA GGGTAGGATTAAACATCTTGATGTGGTTACCCTGTTGAGGAGGATCCAGCCTCCGTTGGGCTTTGGCAAACTCTGTCCTCACAGAGTCGCCTGTAAG CGACTGGTGGCAATGAACATGCCGCTCAACAGTGACGGGACCGTCATGTTTAACGCCACCTTGTTTGCTTTAGTCCGCACCGCCCTTAAGATCAAGACTGAGG GTAACTTGGAGCAAGCCAACGAGGAGCTGAGAGCTGTAATCAAGAAGATCTGGAAGAGGACCAGCATGAAGCTGCTGGATCAAGTAGTGCCTCCTGCAGGCG ATGACGAGGTAACAGTGGGGAAGTTCTATGCCACCTTCCTGATACAGGACTACTTCAGAAAATTCAAGAGGCGCAAAGAGCAAGGTCTGGTGGGAAGGAGGTCTTGGGAGAACACCACTCTGGCCTTGCAG GCCGGCTTGCGCACCCTTCACGACATTGGACCAGAAATTCGCCGAGCCATATCATGTGACCTACAGGAGGAGGGGCTTGTAGATGGAAcggcagaggaagaggaggagatttATCgg CGCAATGGCGGCCTTTTTGGGAATCACGTTAACCACGTTGGCATGGATCATCCCCAGCCCACTACCGTCACGCAGCGCCCCCTACAGATCCTGCCCATCTACTGCACTCCCTCTGCCGCGCCCACTCAGATTTGCAGGAGAGCCAGCAGCAGCGACAAGGAAGGAGAGACGGAGATGAACTCCTCACCCATCCACTACAACCATCATCATTCCCCTCATCTGTACGATTACCCTCACTGTAACTCCACCTCCCCTCAGTCCCCAATACCCTCCAACGCCAACCTCAACAACGCCAACGTGCCCTCGCTTCTCTCGATGTCCTCTGGGAGGCAGCAGAAGTGTTTATTGCAGAGATGTCGCCCGTCTTCAGCAAGAAATAAGTCATCAACGTCTTACAGCAGGGGATTGCACAACAAGCAGTGGAAGTCCCACTCCACAAG GACGCGCTACTATGAGGCCTATATTAG GTCAAAAAATGGCGGAGCGCTTCACCCGACCATTCGCCGAGAGGAGCCAGGTGGCAGGGACAGCGATGAAGAGCGGGCGTCTGGGGAATACTTCAGTGGGGAGGAATTTCACGAAGACGACATCATGCTTACCAAGGACAGGTTATCCAAGTCGGACTTCCATGATGCTGCAGACGGAGATTTGGACCATTTCAGGGACGACTGTGGGTCTGAAGGTTACTGTGACGACGACAAGCAGCCTATATGCCAGGATGACCGGCGGTCGCCCAGGAGATGGTTTTTACCATCCCCCCAAG CCTGCAACACACCAACCTTCAGCTTTGAGTGTCTTCGCAGAAGAAGTAGCATAGATGAAGCTCCTCCATCTCCATCATGCACAGCTCTTCCACTGCACCTGGTGCAGCAGCAG GTGATGGCGGTAGCCGGTCTGGACGCCGCCAGGATCGCACGTCTGTCTCCCACCAGGTCGCTACGCTCGTGGGCCACACCTCCCGCCTCCCCCATCAGCCGTGACTGTGGCCCCTGCTACACCCCACTCATACAG GTGGACTGGCGCAGTACTGGCAGTGTGGGCAGCATCCCTGGGGCCGTGAAGAGGAGTTCTTGGTACACCGACTGCCAGGACGGCCTGCCCAGCCGTAGCCACTCACCGTCACGGCTGCAGCTACCCGCAGAAAGCTGCTCACACTTCCTGCAAAACAGAGGCAGCGCTAGCAGTCTGGTGGAGGCT GTCCTCATCTCTGAAGGTCTCGGGAAATACGCCAGGGACCCCAAGTTTGTGACAGCGGCCAAACACGAGATCGCAGACGCCTGCGAGATGACCATCGACGAGATGGAGAGCGCTGCCAGCAATCTGCTGAACGGCAGCATGGGTAACGGCGACGTGGCGGGGACGGAAAGCGTCAGCTCAGACTCGCGACTCGCCGACGCGCACCAGAGGGACTACAGCGACGAGGAGCAGTACGTGGCTGTGAAGTGTGAGGAGGACCTAACGGACGAGATGATATGCATCACTTCTCTATAG